A stretch of DNA from Halorubrum sp. BOL3-1:
CCAGAGTATAAACGTGCCCGGCGGGGGCGAGCAGATTGGTCGACCGACGGCGAGCGCGACCCGCTCAGGCCCTCGCCTCGTCCTCGTCGAGTCCGGGCGCGGTCGCGGCGTCGACCTCGTCCGGCTCCTCCGTGCCGCCGCCGACGACGGTCTCGCCCTCGTCGGTCTCGACGTACACGTCGTCCGCGAAGCCCGCCAGCGCGTTCTCGTACTCCGGGGAATCGAGCCGCTCGGGCGTCTCGGGGGCCTCGACGACGCCATCGGTCGGACGGAACTCGCCCAACGGGTCGTCGATCGTGATCCCGCACTCGGAGAAGAACTCCTCGTACCGCCGGTAGTGGGCCTCCAGCTCGTCGCCGGGAATCTCCATCATCTCCGTCCACCCGTGGTTGAAGAAGTCGAAGTTCGCCTGGACGTGGGTGATCTCGCGGGCCTCCGCCTCCGGGAGCCCGGCCTCCAGGGCGGCGACGTAGGCGTCCATCGTCGCGTCGAAGAAGCTGTCGAGGTGGTCGCGGCGCTCCTCGCGGCGCTGTTCGTCCGCCTTGTTGAGGAAGATACTCGTGTGGAGGTCGACGAGCCTGTCGTTGGCGACGTCGCCGAGGACCGGCGTGGTCAACGCCTTCTTCGCGGCCCAGTGGCGGATGTTCTGCTGGATCTTCATACGTATCGTTGGGCTGGGACGCTCTTGAATCTGTGGCGTCGAGGTCCTGCGGCGTCGAGAATCCGTGGTGTCGGGGACCTGCGGCGTCGGAAGCGTGATCGTGTGCGGCGACGACCGCGCCGCGCAACTGTTATCCGGCTTAGCGGACACCCTCCG
This window harbors:
- a CDS encoding DUF6149 family protein; the protein is MKIQQNIRHWAAKKALTTPVLGDVANDRLVDLHTSIFLNKADEQRREERRDHLDSFFDATMDAYVAALEAGLPEAEAREITHVQANFDFFNHGWTEMMEIPGDELEAHYRRYEEFFSECGITIDDPLGEFRPTDGVVEAPETPERLDSPEYENALAGFADDVYVETDEGETVVGGGTEEPDEVDAATAPGLDEDEARA